Proteins encoded within one genomic window of Diceros bicornis minor isolate mBicDic1 chromosome X, mDicBic1.mat.cur, whole genome shotgun sequence:
- the CXCR3 gene encoding C-X-C chemokine receptor type 3 yields MVPEISEHQVFQDTELAFLLENCSSSYDYLGENESDSCCASPPCPQDFSLNFDRAFLPALYGLLFVLGLLGNGAVAAVLLSQRAALSSTDTFLLHLAVADALLVLTLPLWAVDAAVQWVFGSGLCKVAGALFNINFYAGALLLACISFDRYLSIVHATQLYRRGPPTRVALTCVVVWGLCLLFALPDFIFLSAHRDERLNATHCQYDFPQVGRTALRVLQLVAGFLLPLLVMAYCYARILAVLLVSRGQRRLRAMRLVVVVVVAFALCWTPYHLVVLVDTLMDLGALARNCGRESHVDVAKSVTSGLGYMHCCLNPLLYAFVGVKFRERMWMLLMRLGRPDQRGHQRQPPSSRRDSSWSETTEASYSGL; encoded by the exons ATGGTCCCTGAG aTCAGCGAACATCAAGTGTTCCAAGACACTGAGCTTGCCTTCCTCCTggaaaactgcagctcttcctATGACTACTTAGGAGAAAACGAGAGCGACTCCTGCTGtgcctccccaccctgcccacaGGACTTCAGCCTGAACTTTGACCGGGCCTTCCTGCCTGCCCTCTATGGCCTCCTGTTTGTGCTGGGGCTGCTGGGCAATGGGGCAGTGGCAGCTGTGCTGCTGAGCCAGCGGGCGGCCCTGAGCAGCACTGACACCTTCCTGCTCCACCTGGCCGTGGCTGATGCACTGCTGGTGCTGACCCTCCCGCTCTGGGCAGTGGATGCTGCTGTCCAGTGGGTCTTCGGCTCTGGCCTCTGCAAAGTGGCAGGTGCCCTCTTCAACATCAACTTCTATGCAGGGGCCCTCCTGCTGGCCTGCATCAGCTTTGACCGGTACCTGAGCATAGTGCATGCCACCCAGCTCTACCGCCGGGGGCCACCAACCCGCGTGGCCCTCACTTGTGTAGTTGTCTGGGGACTCTGTCTGCTCTTTGCCCTCCCAGACTTCATCTTCCTGTCAGCCCACCGTGACGAGCGCCTCAATGCCACCCACTGCCAGTACGACTTCCCGCAGGTGGGTCGCACAGCTCTGCGTGTACTGCAGCTGGTTGCTGGTTTCCTGCTGCCCCTGCTGGTCATGGCCTACTGCTATGCCCGCATCCTGGCTGTGCTGCTGGTCTCCAGGGGCCAGCGGCGTCTGCGAGCCATGCGgctagtggtggtggtagttgtGGCCTTTGCCCTCTGCTGGACCCCCTACCACCTGGTGGTGCTGGTGGACACCCTCATGGACCTGGGGGCCTTGGCTCGCAACTGTGGCCGAGAAAGCCACGTGGATGTGGCCAAGTCTGTCACCTCAGGCCTGGGCTATATGCACTGCTGCCTCAACCCGCTGCTCTATGCCTTTGTGGGTGTCAAGTTCCGAGAGCGTATGTGGATGCTACTTATGCGCCTGGGCCGCCCTGACCAGAGAGGGCATCAGCGGCAGCCACCGTCTTCCCGCCGGGATTCATCCTGGTCTGAGACTACAGAGGCTTCCTACTCAGGCTTGTGA